From Lagopus muta isolate bLagMut1 chromosome 28, bLagMut1 primary, whole genome shotgun sequence, a single genomic window includes:
- the LOC125685371 gene encoding AT-rich interactive domain-containing protein 1A-like has protein sequence MPQHSSSQSGSALFLHLPSGGQMHAAVGPYQQNCTGSHRPQAGQHSPQGAYPVWPNCSALPGANFCSAGLGGSMNPAAAGSQLRGSVPPQLGAGMRPPAGGMAHRAQGAAAVCAAASAIQNWPPGYPSVNQGGMLGTGPPYGQGTNSMAGVINRQGPPCAMGGNMANGSAGVAASPEVMGLANVKLTPASKRRKRGEETQKAELQSKVKLLFVCSFVNDTVYVSSSECSAREKPNVTCPLLRAELPLAWLFAQDVILLLRVSTVLGQQRGQRGLSKVETVPKSTSCCSPGECHVQLAEAFPDNPRRPMDSSCTPPAKRLKAGMHSVPCSAGQGQPQQQPRALENGTAPSKSASPQPGRGKKKAGPPISAAHVAPAAERPARKRRAVSFPPGSVEAAKPVLQKRRRLTAADVGAPAAWRVMMSLKSGLLAESTWALDTITALLHDDSSVASFDLRQLPGLLEVLVEYLRRCLIEVFGILEEYEVGICPGQSSLCGLESAHLLWQLGGGDTTEHIQTHLESKRERSAAESNGNAREGQAAPSDSSSAILEDEPRSRDEALLCLTHDWQDSVAKRCICVSNIIRSLSFVPGNDAEMCKHAGLLLILGKLLLLHHEHPERMQAALSLEREELEQDQGLSCVQEEWWRDCLQELRENTLVTLANISGQLDLSPVPESLCLPIVDGLLHWAVCPSAEAQDPFPALGSNAVLSPRSLALETLSKLSTRDTNVDLILAATPTSRLEMLYSSLLRLLRNRESPVCREMAVVLLAALAQGDSLAARAIASQEGSVGDLLGFLEDGLAAARCQQSQAGPVPEQNAPCEPPSVDMMRRAARALLALAEVGESRSQFTLHESRLLDISVSPAVDSLVSQVICDVLFFIARP, from the exons ATGccgcagcacagctcttcccagTCCGGCTCAGCCTTATTTCTCCATCTGCCTTCTGGAGGACAGATGCACGCTGCAGTGGGGCCATATCAGCAGAACTGCACGGGAAGCCACAGACCCCAGGccgggcagcacagccctcaag GAGCTTATCCCGTGTGGCCCAACTGCAGCGCTCTGCCCGGTGCCAACTTCTGCAGCGCAGGACTGGGAGGAAGCATGAACCCGGCGGCAGCAGGGAGCCAGTTGCGTGGCAGCGTTCCTCCTCAGCTGGGGGCAGGGATGCGCCCCCCAGCAGGTGGCATGGCTCACAGAGCACAAGGAGCAGCCGCcgtgtgtgctgctgccagcgcCATCCAGAACTG GCCACCCGGTTATCCCAGTGTGAACCAAGGGGGAATGCTGGGCACTGGACCTCCTTACGGACAGGGAACTAACAGCATGGCTGGTGTGATCAACCGCCAGGGCCCACCTTGTGCCATGGGTGGGAACATGGCTAACGGCTCTGCAG GGGTGGCAGCAAGTCCTGAAGTGATGGGTCTGGCGAATGTCAAATTAACTCCTGcaagtaaaagaagaaagaggggaGAAGAGACCCAAAAAGCAGAACTCCAGTCAAAGGtaaaacttctgtttgtttgttcgtttgtaAATGACACAGTGTATGTATCTAGTAGTGAGTGCAGCGCCCGAGAGAAACCCAATGTGACTTGCCCTCTGCTGCGAGCAGAGCTGCCATTAGCGTGGCTGTTTGCACAGGATGTGATCTTGCTGCTCCGTGTGAGCACAGTGTTAGGTCAGCAGCGCGGCCA ACGTGGTCTCAGCAAAGTAGAGACTGTGCCAAAATCTACGtcgtgctgcagccctggggaatgCCATGTGCAGCTGGCTGAGGCGTTTCCTGAC AACCCCAGGCGACCGATGGACAGCAGCTGCACCCCACCTGCCAAGCGGCTCAAAGCGGGGATGCACAGCGTCCCCTGCAGCGCCGGGCAGGGGCAgccgcagcagcagcccagagctctgGAGAATGGCACCGCTCCCAGCAAATCTGCATCCCCACAGccagggaggggaaagaagaaggcagGACCGCCGATATCCGCCGCGCATGTGGCACCGGCAGCGGAACGGCCTGCCAGGAAGCGACGGGCCGTCTCCTTCCCTCCGGGATCGGTGGAAGCTGCCAAGCCGGTGTTACAGAAAAGGAGGcggctgacagcagcagatgtTG gagctcctgcagcctggagggTGATGATGTCCCTGAAGTCTGGGCTGCTCGCTGAAAGCACGTGGGCCTTAGACACCATAACTGCCCTGCTCCACGATGACAGCAGCGTCGCGTCCTTTGACCTCAGGCAG CTGCCCGGCCTGCTGGAAGTCCTGGTGGAGTATTTGCGGCGCTGCCTGATCGAGGTCTTTGGAATCCTGGAGGAGTACGAGGTGGGTATTTGCCCAGGGCAAAGCTCACTGTGTGGGTTGGAGAGCGCCCAcctgctctggcagcttggCGGCGGAGATACCACTGAGCACATCCAGACCCACTTGGAGAGCAAGAGAGAGCGCTCCGCGGCTGAGAGCAATGGAAATGCTCGGGAAGGGCAGGCTGCTCCATCCGACAGCTCCTCAGCAATTCTGGAGGATGAGCCTCGCAGCAGAGACgaggcactgctctgcctcaCCCACGACTGGCAGGACTCTGTGGCGAAGCGCTGCATCTGTGTGTCCAACATCATCAGGAGCTTGTCGTTTGTGCCGGGCAATGACGCCGAGATGTGCAAACACGCCGGGCTGCTGCTGATCTTGGGGAAACTGCTGCTCTTACACCATGAGCACCCAGAGCGCAtgcaggcagccctgagcttggagagagaggagctggagcaggaccAGGGGCTGAGCTGCGTCCAGGAGGAGTGGTGGCGGGACTGCCTGCAGGAACTGCGTGAGAACACACTGGTGACGCTGGCCAACATTTCCGGCCAGCTGGACCTGTCCCCTGTCCCAGAAAGCCTCTGCTTGCCCATCGTGGACGGACTCCTCCACTGGGCAGTGTGTCCATCAGCAGAGGCCCAGGACCCTTTTCCAGCGCTGGGGTCGAATGCCGTCCTCTCCCCTCGGAGCCTGGCTTTGGAAACGCTCAGCAAACTGAGCACCCGGGACACCAACGTGGATTTGATCCTCGCGGCTACCCCCACCAGCCGCTTGGAGATGCTGTACAGCAGCCTGCTGCGTTTGCTCCGCAACAGAGAGAGCCCGGTGTGCAGAGAGATGGCGGTGGTCCTACTGGCCGCCTTGGCACAGGGGGACAGCCTGGCAGCGAGGGCGATTGCCTCGCAGGAGGGGAGCGTCGGCGACTTGCTGGGCTTCTTGGAGGACGGCCTGGCCGCCGCGCggtgccagcagagccaggccGGCCCGGTGCCCGAGCAGAACGCGCCCTGCGAGCCGCCGAGCGTGGACATGATGCGCCGAGCGGCTCGGGCGCTGCTCGCCCTGGCTGAGGTGGGCGAGAGCCGCTCGCAGTTCACGCTGCACGAGTCGCGGCTGTTGGACATCTCCGTGTCGCCCGCGGTGGATTCCTTGGTCTCCCAGGTTATCTGCGACGTGCTGTTCTTCATTGCCCGGCCCTGA
- the LOC125685467 gene encoding AT-rich interactive domain-containing protein 1A-like has translation MDSSCTPPAKRLKAGMHSVPCSAGQGQPQQQPRALENGTAPSKSASPQPGRGKKKAGPPISAAHVAPAAERPARKRRAVSFPPGSVEAAKPVLQKRRRLTAADVGAPAAWRVMMSLKSGLLAESTWALDTITALLHDDSSVASFDLRQVGADAQHRALAELWISMWLVCKRVVSPLWWDVSPLTYRRKGTVVGRPRGALQQSAVKG, from the exons ATGGACAGCAGCTGCACCCCACCTGCCAAGCGGCTCAAAGCGGGGATGCACAGCGTCCCCTGCAGCGCCGGGCAGGGGCAgccgcagcagcagcccagagctctgGAGAATGGCACCGCTCCCAGCAAATCTGCATCCCCACAGccagggaggggaaagaagaaggcagGACCGCCGATATCCGCCGCGCATGTGGCACCGGCAGCGGAACGGCCTGCCAGGAAGCGACGGGCCGTCTCCTTCCCTCCGGGATCGGTGGAAGCTGCCAAGCCGGTGTTACAGAAAAGGAGGcggctgacagcagcagatgtTG gagctcctgcagcctggagggTGATGATGTCCCTGAAGTCTGGGCTGCTCGCTGAAAGCACGTGGGCCTTAGACACCATAACTGCCCTGCTCCACGATGACAGCAGCGTCGCGTCCTTTGACCTCAGGCAGGTGGGTGCAGATGCTCAGCACCGAGCGCTCGCTGAGCTGTGGATTTCCATGTGGTTGGTGTGCAAGCGCGTGGTCTCTCCTCTCTGGTGGGACGTGTCGCCTCTAACGTATCGCAGAAAGGGAACCGTGGTGGGGAGGCCAAGAGGGGCTTTGCAGCAGAGCGCTGTGAAGGGCTGA